The sequence attaaaggcatagttcagccaaaaaaaaaaaaaatctaatttgtctCTTCATGTGTCCAAAAATATTAGCACTATTTTCCCTGTCATTGAACAGATTTATGGGATGTTATTTAAGAAGTGAAAACTGATTGCAAAAAGTACTCAGTTTGTAATTAGATtgataaattaaaatagtttaatcatggtgaaatgaattgaaatcatgaaatcagtgcattctgggattgctttATTCACTAGCGTCTGGAAAAGAGCTGTGATGTTTGATTGACTGTGGAATGGTTAAGTGAGATGTTTTCATGTCTGTTTATTCTGTAGAATTGAGTATAACTGCTGGAAGCCAACAGTCAGTGTGAATTTCTGCAATGATTTCTTGTCCTTCGTCAAATCAGTCGTCAAAGAGGACGACCCGAGGTGAGAGGGTTGCAGGAATAGTCTCTGTTTACTTTCTCAATACATTTTCAAGGTCTAGTTTTGAACATTTCATCTGTGCATGCTGTGAAATATTTGTTGTTTGCCATTTAATACATACTTGCCACAATCAAATCATTCCCTGATTGAACATCAACCGTCTTATCAGAGCCGGAGCCACTGACATTGTTCCCTCGTTTTAATTcaattgtataaaaaaacaacttatttttatttcaatcatTGCCAcaacgagggaacaaattagtataTAGCGAAGGAAATGAAGACCTGGGCATAAtatctttttttctcaaatcatGTGCATGACTCCACTGTGAAATCAACTCAGAAAAGTTACTGCTGACAGGATTTCTTTCATAGCttttattaaaattcatttaGACATGCCATAAAGTACGGTGCAGTTTAATAACAGAGGCTATACAAATGAAAGTATAAAACATGTGCTATAAATTGTGAAAAAGAAACAAGTACAAAGTCTTAGCTGCAATTTCATGATGTAAACgcttttagtttttaatatatttactgtatatgctCCACAAGACAAACCATATTCATTGACACACAGCAGGTGAGACTTCGGTTTCTCTCCGAAAAAGACATGATTTAAGGCAAGTATGGGGTGAATCCACTTTGACCTCATGTTTACGAGGAGATGTGCACTTTTAAATGCCTTTCATGAATGCTTAAAGTGACTGAACAAAACTCATGCTCAACTAAACTGGGAGAGATGTTAAAGTGTAACCATAAAGGAAAAACATTGGTTACATTGGTGCTTCTCAACCGGTTTTCCTCCAGGGCTCAGATTTTACATCGGACATCAAGTAATGCCAAAATTGTacagaagtaaacaaaaacaGGCTTTCATTTCTATTTCAGTAACACTGCTGTGGAGGATCAGAGAGATGGCATGCAGAAGTAATGATCGGTCCCAGATTTTCTCCTTTTATAATACTGATGTTAAAACAAATTTGTTTGGCTGGTTTGTCACATGACATAGCAGCACATAAGGCTCTACTGGATTGTGCCAAATGTATATAAGACTGACTTTCCTGTGAAGCACAAACAATTCTCTgaagaatgttcacactgctctttttatattaaaagtacaccATAAAAGTAGTACATAAAACATGTGAGCCATGTAGTTTTCCCGAAGTCACAGAATAGCTTTATGTGAGGAACGGATTAAAATGTTTGTTACTGATTGAAGCTGTTGGGTTTAACTATCTCCTTTAAATTCGGAAACACTCATAACCAACCTCATGATTTGCATTGGGTTAAAATGCTAGACTTTATGTTGCATATTTTGACTTATGGCttttaagaagttttacaacatTAACCAAGTTTCTGATATTAAGACATCAAACAAAagtaaagtttttaaaagaaatatgttaaaaaataaggataataaatgttttttgtttgtttgtttgttttaaactgAACTGTGTTGTGGCAGGACTGAAACCGTACCCGGATTAACCCATGTAAGCGGAGCAGTGGCTGATGGGATGTGTGGAGCTCCTCTTGAGGGCGTGGGTTAGAGGTAGTCACTCATTAGTGCACATGGCTCAGTGGTGAAGGCTAATCGTATCTCAGTGCTTGAGTTTCTTCTGGAGGCCCATGAGTTTGAACGTGGCGGCAGTGATCTTCTCATACACCACGAACATTAGGGCCGCCGTCAGCACGGTCTGCAGCAGCTTCGCCTCTAGACCTTTATACAAACCCAAGAGCCCGTGTCTCCTGTCACACAGAGGACACAAGCTGAGCAaaacaacagatagatagatagatacagacagatgatagacagacacacagaaagagagacagacggagatagagagacagatatatagacagacagaagatagacagacagacagacagacagacatttgataaacagacagacagatgatagacagacagacagacatttgataaacagacagacagacgatagacagacagacatttgataaacagacagacagacagacatttgataaacagacagacagacagacatttgataaacagacagacagacagacgatagacagacagacagacatttgataaacagacagacagacgatagacagacagacatttgatagacagacagacgatagacagacagacagacgatagacagacagacagacagacgatagacagacatTTGATAAACTGACAgaggatagatagacagactgacggacagacgatagacagacagacatttgataaacagacagacagacagacgatagacagatgacagacagacagacatttgataaacagacagacagacgatagacagatagacagacatatgataaacagacagacagacagacaatagacaGACATTTGATAAACTGAcagaggatagatagatagacagactgacagacagacagacagacgatagacagacggatagatcTTACTTGATCCGGTCCAACAGCAAAGAAACCACGTTCCTCAGGCTGCCCACTAGACCCCCTTTACCGTCTGATTTATACTGGCCAAACTGCAGAGGAAGCAATTGGAAATATTACCAAACCCTGCCCATTGCAATCGGTCAAGTGTATTATATGATGCAATGGTTTACTGCGATCATGTTGATGATATTACCCTCAGAATGGCCTGAACCGTCTGCAGAGGGTACGTTGcagatgttgcaatagccttaGCGATGGCTCCGATGAGAAAGATCTCAAATGATGATATCTGGCCCATAAATATGACACATTCGAGTTATTTCACAAATTCACAAATGAATGATGCCAGTTTTGTGTCCCTCACCTTCCTGCCTCCACGGGCTGCTCTTCGTTTCATGGCCTCGTAGAACATGAACTGCACGGCGGGGTTGAACACCAGCACGAGAGACGGCAGCGTCCCGTTCCACAGCGTTCCCACTCCCTCACTCGCTATTATCTGGGAGAAGGCATCTTTGAGATGAAAACAACAAGATGACTTGATTAACTCAAAACAACACAGGCTATTATTTTAATAAGGTGCAGTCACATTGGCTCTAGATTGGTGATATAGAGTCATTCCACACAATCAGGGAGAGCTAAATACTTCCTAACGCAGATTTCGCAACAGGTTCAAGCAGAGTTCAGGAAATCATGGAATAACTGACCACAGACTActgaattattgaaaattaatccATACCTACACAATAATGACTACTCCTCATTACCATCTCAGCATTAACTTTCAAACAGTCAACTGTCCAGAATCATGTACTTTTACAATTACCATTTTTAAACATGCTTCACTCCTAAAAGACTCGAATGAATGAGGTTAGGAGTTGATACCTCATGAGATAAATGAGTGTGTGAGCGGTTCTGACCAAATATTCCCTTATAGTGGGTCTGATGGAGCTCTTCATTCCTGAACTTTGCACCCTGGAGCTTCAGTCGTGTGTTCACCACCCACATGGGAGTCGTCAGGAGCACATTGACAGCTcctaaattaaatgaaacaagaaGAAACGAGCGGACATTATCATCACGATGACATTTCTTGTGTTAATTTTGGGTTTACAGgaagcattttcattcagactgcACCAAATACAATGCTCCATGTAAACACTCCTGCTGTTCAGCACCTGATATGAAGCCCATGAGCAAATCTTTGGCAGGCTTGGACCGGTCCGAGACCATCACTCTCTTCAATGTGTTGAATGTGTAGAAGTACACAAAGTTAGAGCAGCACAGGCTAGAAATGACCGGAAACCAGCCACGATACAGAGACAATCTGAAACGCAATCAAACGGCATCATGAAAACAAATCCATTTCACTTTATGCACTTTATGTTTTCAAACCCAATATGTCATATCAATTGTTAAGTAGTGCCAGATGTTCACTCATTTCCACTCACACACTATTTTAACAATACATATGCATGGcatttacaatataataagaaAGAGGGTGGTTTTGGACTCAGTAACTCACATGCCCTCCTCCTTCGCAATCTCAGCCAGAATGATGGGGGTGGACTGGGACTTTCGGTTTTCATCCACTGAAACAAATAACAAATGACTCTCCCATGTGTCCTGCGGTGTGACATACTATGCTTCATCTAAAACCATGACCTATGACCTTATAGTAAGTGACAGACTACATGCAACATTTATACTTCACCcagtaaagcctgacatatgaaataatagcCACAAATGTATTTTCTACACAAATTAATAGCTACAGTAACTGCGCGTGACCTTTCCAATGTGATTATGTAATACGCGAATTTGAGCTAGTGCAAGATGTGCATTTGAGGTTACAAAGTATATAAATCTTGTTTCGTTTTTTAAGAAAATGCTAGAATAGACccttattcctcggctgggatcgtgtagagccctgaaactgcaatttggacctttaACCCATTGGTCTTTATTGAaatccactatatggagaaaaatcctggaaggttttcctcaaaaaccttcatTTCTTTGCGACTGAGGTTTTCGGGTTTTTCAGTTAAGTTTTAGGTTTTTCAGGAAAGTTTTGGTCATGTTGAAGATTTAGAGGCCTTGGAAATATGCAATCTGCGTTCACCAATGAATTTTGTGACAAGTGAACAAAATGTCTGAAGATCAAGAGCTCATATGCACATTTTCAAGCTGATTAAATACGTCAAAGAACAGCATAACTAgaaagctttttcttttttcacaaaaaaaaaaactgccatgtcattattatttaattcattttcttatagaatcattttgttcatttgttttcataACTGTAACGTTacactatattaaatataaaaaaaaaaacaataactacaCACAAGTGAACCTATATCAAATACAATGTTCCTGTACATACTCCATAACAGTAACTCACCCTGCAGTCTGATCCTGGCTGTGTCCAGAGGGAAAAACACCGTCATTGCTGTAACACTGCCCTAAAACATAGTTGAACGAACACACCTGATTTAGGATATCATCACGTAACAAACTCAATCAAAACGGGCACCAGTTGTTAGGGCAGGTGTCTGCTCACCATTGCACCTGCCACAGCGTGCACCAGTGTTTCATATGACAGCAGGACTGCCCCGCTACTGTCGGACATCTCTCTGTCTAAGACTGAAAACCTAGTTAGTGCGTCCTTACTTCACACGAAGTCCCAAAGAATGATTCCCGGACTAATACATATTCATTACGTGCAGTCAACAGAGTCACAACTTCCGCGTCAGTGGAGGATCTGTTTGTGCTGATAACTCTAGACTGCGCGGCTCTGTAGCGCCTCTAGCGGCCGGATGATGCATGAGCATCGGTCTCGAGATTACTGTACATCTACTGCACGCACACAATCTGTTCCTGTGACTGTGGTATCAAATGTTCATACATTATAatttgttacagtttaatataagatgttattataatattaagatAATACTCAGTTCCATTAGTGTGAtgttcatttcattattattaatttaaaaaaaaatctgtatatgtacactaagctttggcaatattgtttataatatttactgtatataatgtaatatttacattcaTGCCAATTAAGCAATTCtgtattgaattaaattgaattgagagaaagagagagagagagagaaggagagggagaAATATTATCAGAGACTGCATATGCTAAACAATATGAATGATTATTAACATGACAGACTGAATTGGAAAACTGACAGAAACCAAAACAgaataatagaatataaaatataatttgatgtgtttgtgggtgtactatatatatatatatatatatatatatatatatatatatatatatatatatatatatatatatatatatatatatatatatatatatatatatatatatatatatatatatatatatagatatatatatgggTCATTTCTGAGATTCcctaacatttcaactttatggTCTGTACACAAATAAATGCTTACATTAGTTGTAAAAATTGTAGACGCTGCGCAAACTCAGTGAAGTGTCCTTGGGACATAACACAATGCTTGGTGTATGATAGAAATAAGACATTATCatatgcaaaaaattatttaaatgtaataattattgttattcattataATGGGCATACCAAAGTATTGTGAAAAGTTTTTGACACTACATTTTGGTGACTCACCACTTTAAAAAGTCTGGAGGACTGAAATATTACCCGAATCCCAGTATGACCTATATATGTATGGGAACCTagtgtgttaatatttttaactGCAATACTGCGAATACTGTATGACTATATTTGGATACAAAAAAATAGCAATGAAGATTGGACtatatttttacatgtaataGCTTTATTTAACCTCTCAGTTAATTCCGTTTTCAGAAATGAATGCATGGGTTCACACAAAACTGAGCACACATTCCTTTATCTCATTTTATTGTTTGCAcagtttataaatgaaaatatttgtgatggtatataatacaaaaatcatTTACCCAAAAGAGGATTTCTGGAGAATTGAAGGTCTTGTTAAAATCATAGCAACATGGTGGGTGGAAAATGAGATTCGACTGCTTGATTGATTATGTTCccatataaatgttaatatattaaaatatatacacacaagtactactgttttaatatttaaagggttagttcacccaaaaatgaaaattatgtcattaataactctccctcatatcgttccaaacccctgagacctccgtttatcttctgaacacagttaaagatattttagattcagtccgagagctctcagtccctcattgaagctgtgtgtacggtatactgtccatgtccagaaaggtaagaaaaacatcatcaaagtagtccatgtgacatcagagggtccgttggagtATTTTGAGGCATCGAAAAAAaaatttggtccaaaaataacaaaaacgacgattttatttagcattgtcttctcttccgtgtctgttgtgagagagttcaaatcaaagcagtttgtgatatccggttcgcgaatgaatcactcgatgtaaccggatcttcttgaaccagttcactaaatcgaactgaatcgttttaaatggagctgatgatactgcgcatgtgtgattcagcgtgaagcagaccgacacacagagcgtctgaactgaactgattcttttggtgattgattctgaactgattctgtgctagtcttatgagcgcgggtaaaccgaaggcttgaatgaagggcaatcatcacaaatgacgccattacgtcgagtgcaaaagaaccagtgaaccattttcttcaaccggttcattgaatcgaactgtccgaaagaactactggtgatccgaaaactgatgcaccagttcttgactcgagaacgagtcaatctttcattcattatctggctcggctcgatgttcatcttcagttctctcttcacagcaattcagtcagtgtactgtttgagtaaatgaattactccgggatattggtttgtttgaactcagagggagtgtcagccacattaaaaaagttaacagcttaagtcatttgtggattaatgcgtattagagatgcgaaccgtttaaaacgagtcagttcgatttggtgaactggttcaaaaagatccggttacatcgaatgattcgttcgcgaaccggatatcacaaactgctttgttttgaactctctcacaacagacatagaagagaagacaatgctgaataaaattgtagtttttggaccaaaatgtattttcgatgcttcaacaaattccaacggaccctctgatgtcacatggactactttgatgatgtttttctttcctttctggacatggacagtataccgtacacacagcttcaatggtgggactgagagctctcggactaaacctaaaatatcttaaactgtgtcctgaagataaacagaggtcttacgggtttggaacgacatgagggtgagttattaatgacataattttgatttttgggtgaactaaccctttaaagtagcACTTACGTATtatttaattgtcatttattaaCACAATATATTACTCTGAGTATTTTCAATACACATTGCATCATTTGACATGTTGATCATAATCTTTGTGTAAGTGTATATATGCCTACATTCATAACACTTACTTGTTGATCTGACATGAAAAATTGCactttgcactttaaaaaaaaatataagacgTGGTAGCACATGGTGTGAACTTATAGTGCTGCTCTTAACAACACATAAACTATGTTTGTTAGAGAAGAAGTGGCATATCAGTACAATAATAGAAAAAAGACAATGAGATGTTCTCAAACTTTAACTTTCATGACTACTAAAACCATGTAATGAAACACTTTTTCAAGATCTGAAACgatcaaataaaaactaaaagagagCAAATAGCTGTCCCCGTTTATATCTCTGATGGTAAGCAGTAACAGCTCACTCTGGACTTTAGTTTATGACCGTGATATTGGTGTCGTGTCCAAGCAGTGTGATCAGAGTTTCTCCTCCTTTACACGAAGAGACAGAGCATGCCGGATGTCTGCAAAGATGGTCCTGTAATACTTCACAAAATATATGTGCTTGCTGATGAAGAGAGAGCGTTATAACAATCATGTCACGGTATCACAAAGCAGCCATCGATGGCTATCTGGATCTTCTGAAAGAAGCCACGAGGAAAGATCTGAACACCCCGGATGAGGACGGCATGACCCCCACTCTCTGGGCAGCGTACCACGGACACATCGAAGCTCTGCAGCTCGTATGCAGTAGAGGGTGAGCTCACAAAACCTCTCGGCTCTGTACAaaactttctgaaatgatcctctaGATTGTATTGATGGCTATGGGTTTAACAACTGAAATCTACACGTTTAGTTTCAACCAGAATAATACTCAAATTTGTTTAAGTACCTTGCATATATGTCTTGCAATTGTTTTTTGAAGAATAGATGCCTATAGATATCTGTTACATATCAACATTTGTAATCTAGGACTTTACATTAAAGGGATCATGTGCGCTTGTAGAGTACTTCAAATCTTAAGACtatatcttaaaaaataatagaT comes from Carassius auratus strain Wakin chromosome 3, ASM336829v1, whole genome shotgun sequence and encodes:
- the slc25a17l gene encoding peroxisomal membrane protein PMP34; translated protein: MSDSSGAVLLSYETLVHAVAGAMGSVTAMTVFFPLDTARIRLQVDENRKSQSTPIILAEIAKEEGILSLYRGWFPVISSLCCSNFVYFYTFNTLKRVMVSDRSKPAKDLLMGFISGAVNVLLTTPMWVVNTRLKLQGAKFRNEELHQTHYKGIFDAFSQIIASEGVGTLWNGTLPSLVLVFNPAVQFMFYEAMKRRAARGGRKISSFEIFLIGAIAKAIATSATYPLQTVQAILRFGQYKSDGKGGLVGSLRNVVSLLLDRIKRHGLLGLYKGLEAKLLQTVLTAALMFVVYEKITAATFKLMGLQKKLKH